A part of Raphanus sativus cultivar WK10039 unplaced genomic scaffold, ASM80110v3 Scaffold0006, whole genome shotgun sequence genomic DNA contains:
- the LOC130500647 gene encoding uncharacterized protein LOC130500647 yields MCKGFRSTLTGPALQWYINLPTKSIKSIAALSYKFAEQFASSRDLEKNSDDLYEILQHRNEPLCSYIARFNQAKVAIPEGNADTAISAFKRGLLSEGDLYKELIKYKCRIMEDVLSRAWAQVRWEEDVASRAKAGLKYDQKSSKPTRSDRDEPSHSKSARETSNPNRGRYQHRPLPRSEGMMVSTWPDISHLAISKPELIGVLRQMGPQVKWPPKIKAAEANRNPKRWCEFHSNHGHTTEDCIALKMEVAELLKKGPGLPIEAALALPPKQDRVIHVISGGSEVSGISSAAAKRSTRNARNCQEAEGPKRLLLGTDEISFTEREQ; encoded by the exons atgtgcaaaggATTCAGATCAACCTTGACCGGCCCTGCTCTCCAGTGGTATATCAACCTGCCTACGAAATCCATCAAATCCATTGCAGCCCTTAGCTATAAGTTCGCAGAGCAGTTTGCTAGCAGCCGTGACCTAGAGAAGAACTCAGATGATCTCTACGAgatcctccagcataggaatgaGCCCCTTTGTTCCTACATAGCTCGCTTCAACCAAGCGAAGGTGGCTATCCCTGAGGGCAacgctgatacggctatctcagccttTAAGAGGGGTCTACTTTCGGAGGGAGATCTttacaaggagctgatcaaatacaagtgcaggaTTATGGAAGACGTACtgtctcgtgcttgggctcaagtaagatgGGAAGAAGACGTTGCTAGTAGGGCCAAAGCCGGTCTGAAGTACGATCAGAAGTCATCAAAGCCTACTAGGAGTGACCGCGATGAGCCTTCTCACTCCAAGTCCGCTAGGGAGACTAGTAACCCGAACAGGGGCAGGTACCAGCATCGACCTTTGCCTAGATCCGAAGGAATGATGGTGTCTACTTGGCCTGACATCTCCCATCTTGCGATATCCAAACCAGAACTGATCGGTGTCTTACGACAAATGGGTCCTCAAGTCAAGTGGCCTCCTAAGATAAAGGCCGCAGAGGCTAATCGAAACCCCAAGCGATGGTGCGAGTTCCATAGTAACCATGGTCATACTACGGAGGATTGCATAGCCCTGAAGATGGAAGTCGCtgagctcctcaagaaag GTCCCGGTCTCCCTATCGAGGCAGCTCTTGCATTGCCACCAAAGCAAGAccgggtgatccatgtcatctcaggcGGATCAGAGGTAAGCGGAATTAGCAGTGCCGCAgccaagagaagtactcgcaaCGCCAGGAACTgccaagaggccgagggtcccAAGCGCCTACTCCTTGGAACAGATGAGATCAGCTTCACTGAGAGGGAGCAGTAG